A stretch of Brassica rapa cultivar Chiifu-401-42 chromosome A08, CAAS_Brap_v3.01, whole genome shotgun sequence DNA encodes these proteins:
- the LOC103848745 gene encoding dof zinc finger protein DOF4.4, whose product MDYSSVLAERGNEVNQEKPPPRVCPRCNSTNTKFCYYNNHSMSQPRYKCKECRRNWTHGGVLRNIPIGGSGRKKKSTTIDQPFVSQAVSAEIQQVSRRRQPFLHAQETNQFVESFGGSSYGFDVDNHVGSFPEIRGDGVLPFQSFPPMDRSYFHDGLFQQDYYSVESNDLIGNHLNNQSIGNHLINTSIGSYNVVSSNHNSYVKQKHQDKWNQSLNNTMNMNHNASTSGSREWWDTDHMNKYKGNIKNNCVYESSYHLEKHGP is encoded by the coding sequence ATGGATTACTCTAGTGTTCTTGCTGAACGAGGCAATGAAGTGAACCAAGAGAAGCCTCCACCGCGAGTGTGTCCAAGGTGCAACTCAACCAACACCAAGTTTTGTTACTACAACAACCATAGTATGTCTCAACCACGCTACAAGTGCAAGGAATGTCGCCGAAACTGGACTCATGGTGGAGTGCTAAGGAACATACCGATTGGTGGAAGTGGCCGTAAAAAGAAGAGTACAACGATAGATCAACCTTTTGTTTCTCAGGCAGTTTCAGCTGAGATCCAACAAGTTAGTCGTCGTCGCCAACCTTTCTTACATGCTCAAGAAACCAACCAGTTTGTTGAATCTTTTGGTGGTTCTTCTTATGGCTTTGATGTTGATAACCATGTCGGTTCTTTTCCTGAAATTCGCGGCGATGGGGTGCTTCCATTTCAAAGTTTTCCACCAATGGATCGCTCTTATTTCCATGATGGATTGTTTCAACAAGATTACTACAGCGTTGAGTCCAATGATTTGATTGGTAATCATTTGAATAACCAATCAATTGGTAATCATTTGATTAACACATCAATTGGTAGTTATAATGTTGTGAGCTCTAATCATAACAGTTACGTTAAACAAAAGCATCAAGACAAGTGGAACCAGAGTTTAAACAATACTATGAACATGAATCATAATGCCAGTACCAGTGGAAGCAGAGAATGGTGGGACACTGATCACATGAACAAGTACAAAGGCAACATCAAAAACAACTGTGTGTATGAGTCCTCTTACCATTTGGAGAAGCATGGTCCTTGA
- the LOC103848744 gene encoding uncharacterized protein LOC103848744, whose amino-acid sequence MCWVAWDKLTKPKAGGGLGLRDIQLFNQALLAKQAWRILTNPTCLLARVLLGKYCHNKNFMEVTVPTVCSHGWRSILHGRELLRENVGKAIGNGLTTKVWKDSWISLEQNLKPFGPIPEAAMDLTVSDLLTSDMKWNKKRIEELLPLVAEEIQMIHPGSQATEDIYVWQPLQTGKYTAKSGYYTAAMKGQCIQEPIPDAFEWVKDIWNAKCSPKMKLFMWSIIQEARTTATKRNSIRGALFHLATEVDFKKAVIAFRRQICLPLSGVSSTILPWVCWALWTARNTLLFEKRTFTPTEVATKAIRLAREWINAQAHQTQSTNVLPHPKRKHQFRSATGDTPTCKSDAAYDAQSRRAGLAWIINKPSGRMIHQESRTQNFVPSPLVAEALALRAGLIDAVKLELPKLRMLSDNSTLVRAINNDAQAKEIFGIINDIQQISSAFVEISFTHISRSFNEDADRLAKLCLSAS is encoded by the exons ATGTGCTGGGTGGCTTGGGACAAACTCACAAAACCAAAAGCAGGTGGGGGTTTGGGATTGAGGGATATCCAATTATTTAATCAAGCTCTACTGGCTAAACAAGCATGGAGGATCTTAACCAACCCAACCTGTCTACTAGCGAGAGTGTTACTAGGCAAGTACTGCCACAACAAAAATTTCATGGAGGTCACAGTCCCTACGGTTTGCTCTCATGGATGGCGAAGCATACTACATGGCAGAGAACTACTAAGAGAGAATGTGGGTAAAGCAATAGGGAACGGCTTAACTACCAAGGTGTGGAAAGATTCATGGATATCACTGGAACAGAACCTCAAACCATTTGGACCTATCCCTGAAGCGGCTATGGATCTTACGGTTTCAGACCTTCTAACCTCAGACATGAAATGGAACAAGAAGAGAATAGAAGAGCTGTTACCCCTTGTGGCAGAGGAAATCCAAATGATCCACCCAGGGAGCCAAGCCACGGAAGACATCTATGTGTGGCAACCACTACAAACAGGCAAGTACACAGCAAAGTCAGGTTACTATACAGCAGCTATGAAAGGACAATGTATACAAGAACCTATACCTGATGCGTTTGAGTGGGTGAAAGATATATGGAACGCCAAGTGCTCGCCAAAGATGAAGCTCTTTATGTGGTCCATCATACAAGAAGCCAGAACTACTGCAACGAAGAGGAATTCAATCAGAGGCGCTCTGT TTCACCTAGCTACAGAGGTCGACTTCAAGAAGGCTGTGATTGCGTTCAGGAGACAAATATGCCTCCCACTCTCGGGAGTCTCCTCAACCATTCTACCATGGGTGTGTTGGGCCTTGTGGACAGCTCGTAACACGCTCTTGTTTGAAAAGCGAACCTTTACTCCGACAGAAGTAGCAACCAAGGCGATAAGACTGGCAAGGGAATGGATTAATGCACAAGCTCATCAGACACAATCAACGAACGTCTTACCCCATCCAAAGAGGAAGCATCAGTTCAGAAGCGCCACCGGTGATACTCCGACGTGCAAATCGGACGCAGCCTACGATGCTCAATCAAGGAGAGCTGGCCTCGCATGGATCATCAATAAGCCTTCAGGAAGAATGATCCACCAAGAATCGAGGACCCAAAACTTCGTGCCCTCACCTCTAGTAGCGGAAGCGCTGGCGCTCCGTGCTGGATTAATCGACGCAGTAAAGCTCGAGCTCCCAAAGCTCCGGATGCTCTCTGACAACTCAACGCTCgttagagcaatcaacaacgaCGCGCAGGCGAAGGAGATCTTTGGTATCATCAATGATATTCAACAAATCTCTTCTGCGTTTGTCGAGATTTCGTTCACACACATCTCGCGTTCTTTCAACGAAGATGCCGACCGCTTAGCTAAATTATGTCTTTCAGCTtcttaa
- the LOC103848743 gene encoding late embryogenesis abundant protein 2 produces MKMASMQLARATLFSLSKAFPIVRSPLTLAASSTRKVSRVCFASSVSHSEGRDPVENARDSRADVPYGSKKWRENTEENYAQGAKDKANEGASKAADKAYETKEQAKGTAYEAKEKAKDYAELTKDKVNEGAYKAAEKAEDTKERAKEKAEDTMDSAKAKARDAKEKVKKYGEETKEKAEGFKETVKGKAEELGEKTKETVKGALENTKDTARTVTEAVVGPEEDADKARADIDKGVEDLTKN; encoded by the exons ATGAAAATGGCATCCATGCAACTCGCTAGAGCTACTCTTTTTAGCCTCTCAAAAGCTTTCCCTATAGTTCGATCTCCCTTAACTCTGGCTGCTTCTTCGACCCGGAAAGTCTCTCGCGTGTGCTTTGCCTCCTCCGTTAGCCATTCCGAG GGTAGAGATCCGGTAGAGAATGCTAGAGACTCAAGGGCAGATGTACCTTACGGTTCAAAGAAATGGAGGGAGAATACCGAAGAAAACTATGCTCAAGGAGCTAAAGACAAAGCTAATGAAGGAGCGAGCAAAGCAGCTGATAAAGCTTACGAGACCAAAGAGCAGGCGAAAGGCACAGCCTACGAAGCAAAGGAGAAGGCTAAAGACTACGCGGAACTGACAAAAGACAAAGTAAACGAAGGGGCGTATAAGGCAGCGGAGAAAGCAGAAGATACAAAAGAAAGAGCCAAGGAGAAAGCAGAGGATACAATGGACAGTGCAAAAGCAAAGGCTCGAGATGCTAAAGAAAAGGTTAAAAAGTATGGAGAAGAGACTAAGGAGAAAGCAGAAGGGTTTAAGGAGACCGTGAAGGGCAAGGCGGAAGAGCTTGGAGAGAAGACGAAGGAGACGGTGAAAGGAGCTTTGGAGAATACAAAAGACACTGCACGGACTGTGACTGAAGCTGTGGTTGGGCCTGAAGAGGACGCGGATAAGGCACGAGCTGATATCGATAAAGGTGTTGAAGATTTAACTAAAAACTAG